One genomic window of Tatumella citrea includes the following:
- a CDS encoding (R)-mandelonitrile lyase: MIRHLRYLGLLLPFFTFSSQAAEQNPAVNIAPAGSQKPVYGSAENFTGRVRVDPLFKPDKDIPVSGAYVTFEPGARSGWHTHPAGQRLIVISGVGLTQQEGQPVQVIHAGDVVCCPPGVRHWHGAAPGSAMTHMAITGIVNGKSVNWMEKVTDEQYNAR; the protein is encoded by the coding sequence ATGATCAGACACTTACGTTACCTCGGGCTGTTACTGCCCTTTTTTACGTTTTCATCCCAGGCTGCGGAGCAAAATCCCGCTGTCAATATCGCTCCCGCAGGAAGTCAGAAGCCAGTGTATGGGTCAGCCGAAAACTTTACCGGTCGCGTCCGGGTCGATCCGCTGTTCAAACCGGATAAGGATATCCCGGTTTCCGGGGCTTATGTCACCTTTGAGCCGGGTGCCCGTTCGGGCTGGCATACGCATCCGGCAGGTCAACGGCTTATTGTTATCTCTGGTGTCGGGCTCACCCAACAGGAAGGCCAGCCGGTGCAAGTCATCCACGCGGGTGACGTTGTCTGTTGCCCGCCGGGCGTCAGGCACTGGCATGGGGCCGCGCCTGGCAGCGCGATGACGCATATGGCGATAACCGGGATTGTGAATGGCAAGAGTGTTAACTGGATGGAGAAAGTGACAGATGAACAATATAACGCCCGTTAA
- a CDS encoding YdgH/BhsA/McbA family protein, with protein MKKLFIAALLTTLLSGVAFAKTISATGSTLDEAQHNIAQQAKRLGYKAYHITGASWRDHVYMTATLSDNKDSK; from the coding sequence ATGAAAAAATTATTTATTGCCGCATTACTCACTACATTGTTATCCGGTGTAGCATTCGCTAAAACAATATCAGCGACCGGCAGCACCCTGGATGAAGCTCAACATAATATTGCTCAACAAGCAAAGCGACTGGGATATAAGGCATATCATATTACTGGTGCCAGTTGGCGGGATCACGTCTATATGACGGCGACATTGTCAGATAACAAGGACAGCAAATAA
- a CDS encoding aldo/keto reductase, with protein MNYVTLNSGHRMPRLGFGVYQINDADECENAVYEAIKAGYRLIDTAAAYQNEKAVGQAIKRSGVAREDLFITTKVWVQDMGYSQTLRAIDRSLERLGLDYVDLYLIHQPYSDVFGTWRAMEEKFDDGTLRSIGVSNFSPDRLVDLTVFNRIPPALNQIEINPFYQQEENVSFMKELGVQPQSWASFAEGRNHLFQNPVLLKIAEKHGKSVAQVVLRWLIQRDIIVIPKSVSPQRMKQNLEVFDFQLSEEETDIISHMETGVSCFHSHTDPDRIRKISQIRFDT; from the coding sequence ATGAACTATGTCACGTTAAACTCTGGTCACCGTATGCCCCGGTTGGGCTTTGGCGTTTATCAAATAAATGATGCTGATGAATGTGAAAATGCCGTATATGAAGCAATAAAAGCGGGTTACCGACTTATTGATACAGCTGCCGCCTACCAGAATGAGAAAGCTGTTGGTCAGGCAATAAAACGCAGCGGAGTTGCGCGGGAAGATCTGTTTATTACCACCAAGGTATGGGTTCAGGATATGGGATACAGCCAGACCCTTCGGGCAATAGATCGCTCTCTGGAACGCCTGGGGCTGGACTACGTAGATTTGTATCTCATTCACCAGCCTTACTCAGATGTGTTCGGCACATGGCGGGCCATGGAAGAGAAGTTTGATGATGGTACGCTGCGCAGTATCGGCGTCAGTAACTTCTCGCCGGACCGGCTGGTGGATTTGACTGTCTTTAACCGGATTCCCCCCGCGCTGAATCAGATAGAAATCAATCCCTTTTATCAGCAGGAAGAGAACGTTTCATTCATGAAAGAATTGGGGGTTCAGCCACAGTCATGGGCTTCGTTCGCTGAAGGCCGTAACCATCTCTTTCAAAACCCGGTGTTGTTAAAGATTGCAGAAAAACATGGCAAAAGTGTCGCTCAGGTTGTGCTCAGATGGTTGATTCAGCGTGACATTATTGTGATTCCGAAATCTGTCAGCCCACAACGAATGAAACAAAACCTGGAAGTTTTTGATTTTCAACTCAGTGAAGAAGAGACCGACATTATCTCCCACATGGAAACGGGCGTAAGTTGTTTCCATTCTCATACCGACCCTGATCGTATCCGGAAAATTTCACAGATACGTTTTGATACGTGA
- a CDS encoding PAAR domain-containing protein: MGAMGFYLRVGDSTTCGGKILTGDETLSWYGVAGALEGDIVSCGKHPGTYQILGGTSDTWDEGRRLAGTLDSVSSCPCRARFIQSISDGYIREDNAEEQEQQKAEEKWLAEEREHNRVFAKSCLCGEGCNDAGEEQDPHTNFASMAFYRTVPASDLMRQVDCTNE; the protein is encoded by the coding sequence ATGGGTGCAATGGGATTTTACCTGCGGGTAGGTGATTCGACGACCTGTGGCGGGAAGATACTGACCGGCGATGAAACGCTCAGCTGGTATGGCGTGGCAGGCGCACTGGAAGGCGATATCGTATCGTGCGGTAAGCATCCGGGGACATATCAGATACTGGGTGGCACATCCGATACCTGGGACGAAGGGAGAAGGCTGGCAGGAACGTTGGACAGTGTCAGTTCCTGTCCGTGCCGGGCACGGTTTATCCAGTCAATATCGGACGGCTATATCCGGGAAGATAATGCTGAAGAGCAGGAGCAGCAGAAGGCAGAGGAAAAATGGTTAGCGGAAGAACGCGAGCATAACCGCGTCTTTGCTAAATCCTGCCTGTGTGGTGAAGGCTGTAATGATGCCGGGGAAGAGCAGGACCCCCATACTAATTTTGCCTCAATGGCATTTTATCGGACTGTTCCGGCATCCGATCTGATGAGACAGGTCGATTGTACCAACGAATAA
- a CDS encoding carboxymuconolactone decarboxylase family protein, producing the protein MNNITPVKALATAVLLTLSLGLTANAATVNKGASEMNHQQTVSDTLSARQQAIPLIAATMANSQMDKLNAALNLGLDSGLTINQTKEILVQLYAYAGFPRSLNALNELMKVVEARKQHGIKDVAGKEPVAPIPVGDELRRVGIANQTKISGAPVKGPLFDFAPVINQFLQTHLFGDIFARDNLDWQSRELATVGALAATPGVEAQLLSHTRASMRVGLTASQLRQLAQVLREHGEKDAATRAEKALDLALAKKIRS; encoded by the coding sequence ATGAACAATATAACGCCCGTTAAAGCATTAGCGACAGCAGTACTGCTGACCTTGAGTTTGGGTCTCACAGCAAACGCAGCCACCGTCAATAAAGGAGCCTCAGAAATGAACCACCAACAAACCGTTTCAGATACACTGTCAGCCCGACAGCAGGCCATCCCATTGATTGCGGCAACGATGGCCAACAGTCAGATGGATAAGCTGAATGCGGCCCTGAATCTGGGACTGGACTCCGGACTCACCATTAACCAAACCAAAGAGATTCTGGTCCAGCTCTATGCCTACGCGGGCTTTCCCCGTAGCCTGAATGCACTTAATGAACTGATGAAGGTCGTTGAAGCACGTAAACAACATGGTATTAAAGACGTTGCGGGTAAAGAACCGGTTGCCCCAATCCCTGTCGGGGACGAGCTTCGCCGAGTCGGTATCGCAAACCAGACTAAAATTTCAGGCGCTCCCGTCAAGGGACCTCTGTTTGATTTTGCCCCCGTCATTAATCAATTTCTGCAAACACATCTGTTCGGCGACATTTTCGCCCGCGATAACCTCGACTGGCAAAGCCGTGAACTGGCAACGGTGGGTGCATTAGCCGCCACACCAGGCGTTGAAGCCCAACTGTTATCACATACGCGCGCGAGTATGCGGGTCGGTCTGACGGCATCTCAGCTGCGACAACTGGCACAGGTTCTGCGTGAACATGGCGAAAAAGATGCGGCTACGCGCGCTGAAAAGGCGCTGGATCTGGCGCTGGCAAAAAAAATCAGGAGCTGA
- a CDS encoding flavodoxin: MQHNPSRRMLITALAGLSLANVSLASAAAGNTNVQGSRILVAYFSRSGNTRVIAGVIHRALNTSLFEIEPATPYPEDYFQTVEQAKNERERGVRPALKNSVTDISRYETVYLGFPVWGTSVPPVVQTFLSSHNLAGKLLIPFITHGGYGQGDSDDILASLAPTARREKPLVMECDQERRTTETVTDWLETIRS; encoded by the coding sequence ATGCAACATAACCCCTCCCGCAGGATGTTGATTACTGCGCTTGCCGGGCTATCTCTGGCCAACGTCTCTCTGGCATCGGCTGCTGCCGGAAACACAAACGTGCAAGGTAGCCGTATTCTGGTGGCATACTTTTCCCGCAGCGGTAATACACGGGTGATTGCGGGCGTCATTCACCGTGCCCTGAACACCTCTCTGTTTGAAATCGAACCGGCAACACCTTATCCGGAAGACTATTTCCAGACCGTTGAACAGGCAAAAAATGAGCGTGAACGGGGAGTAAGACCCGCGTTAAAAAATAGTGTCACAGATATCTCACGCTATGAGACCGTATATTTAGGCTTTCCCGTCTGGGGAACCAGCGTGCCTCCCGTAGTGCAGACATTTCTTAGCAGCCATAACCTTGCGGGCAAATTACTTATCCCCTTCATTACTCACGGCGGCTACGGTCAGGGAGACAGTGACGACATCCTTGCCAGTCTGGCGCCAACCGCCCGCCGGGAAAAACCGCTGGTTATGGAATGCGACCAGGAGCGCAGGACCACAGAAACGGTCACCGATTGGTTAGAAACCATACGCAGTTAA
- a CDS encoding DUF2231 domain-containing protein, translating to MNVPERRRGSVLATGIFELLNPVPYGFFVGALIFDITYMYSSQILWQKSASWLITLGLLFAIIPRLINLVQVWSGPDYPGRRMQRLSFWLNVLAIIAAIFNAFVHSRDAYGIVPENVVLSVITVICLALGALVVSGRSRNYAGGRP from the coding sequence ATGAATGTACCTGAAAGGCGGCGGGGATCGGTGCTGGCGACGGGAATTTTTGAACTGTTAAACCCGGTTCCCTATGGTTTTTTTGTCGGCGCATTGATTTTTGATATCACCTATATGTACAGCAGCCAAATCCTGTGGCAAAAGTCTGCCAGCTGGCTGATTACCCTGGGGTTGTTGTTTGCCATTATTCCGCGGTTAATTAACCTGGTACAGGTCTGGTCCGGCCCTGATTATCCGGGGCGCAGAATGCAGCGGTTGAGTTTCTGGCTGAATGTGCTGGCCATTATTGCCGCTATTTTTAATGCTTTCGTTCACAGCCGTGATGCCTACGGGATAGTGCCGGAAAACGTGGTGTTATCGGTAATTACGGTCATCTGCCTGGCACTGGGTGCTCTGGTGGTCAGCGGCCGGTCACGGAATTATGCAGGAGGCAGACCATGA
- a CDS encoding PQQ-dependent sugar dehydrogenase: MNNTLKLAPLAVIIALGLSGCDQQAKLTPEQQSGSDPHLPVAKNFLVPPMQVPDAAGWQQGATPKVAAGLKIEKIASDLKHPRQIYVLPNNDVLVVESNSPGTEAVTTPKQMIASLVKNKSGKGAKGGNQITLLRHTANGWEKHLFLQHLNSPFGVQLIGNTLYVANTDSIWRYPYQTGQTEITDPGSELADLPNTINHHWTKSLLASRDGTRLYVGVGSNSNVTENGPEVEYRRADILEVFTDTGASRIYASGIRNPTGLQWEPSGGKLWAIANERDEIGADLVPDYLTSVQQGGFYGWPYSYYGQHVDPRAMPQRPDLVEKALKPDYAIGSHVAPLGLWFYTGQSLPQKYHGGAFISEHGSWDRSPLSGYQVSYVAFSNGQPTGKPEPVVTGFYSADQKQLYGAPVGLMQDQQGALIIADDVGNAVWRVSSD; the protein is encoded by the coding sequence ATGAACAATACGCTGAAACTGGCCCCGTTGGCGGTCATTATTGCTTTAGGCCTGTCCGGCTGTGATCAGCAGGCAAAGTTGACCCCGGAACAACAGTCCGGCAGTGACCCGCATCTGCCGGTGGCGAAAAACTTCCTGGTACCACCGATGCAGGTACCGGATGCCGCAGGCTGGCAGCAAGGGGCAACGCCGAAAGTCGCGGCAGGATTAAAAATTGAGAAGATAGCTTCAGACTTAAAGCATCCGCGACAAATTTACGTGTTACCAAACAACGATGTGCTGGTGGTGGAAAGTAACAGTCCGGGTACTGAGGCGGTGACCACGCCGAAACAGATGATTGCGTCGTTGGTGAAAAATAAATCAGGTAAAGGAGCAAAAGGGGGCAACCAGATAACCCTGCTGCGCCACACCGCTAATGGCTGGGAAAAGCATCTGTTTCTGCAACATCTCAATTCTCCGTTTGGGGTTCAGCTGATTGGTAACACACTGTATGTAGCGAATACCGACAGTATCTGGCGTTACCCTTATCAGACCGGGCAGACAGAGATAACTGACCCGGGCAGTGAACTGGCCGATTTACCAAATACCATCAATCACCACTGGACCAAGTCACTGCTTGCCAGCCGTGACGGCACGCGACTGTATGTCGGAGTCGGTTCCAACAGTAACGTGACCGAAAATGGCCCGGAAGTGGAATATCGCCGGGCCGATATTCTTGAGGTGTTCACCGATACCGGTGCCAGCCGGATTTACGCCAGTGGTATCCGAAACCCGACCGGATTGCAGTGGGAACCCTCGGGCGGAAAACTGTGGGCGATTGCCAACGAACGGGATGAAATTGGGGCTGATCTGGTGCCGGATTATCTGACTTCGGTACAACAGGGCGGATTTTACGGCTGGCCTTACAGCTACTATGGCCAGCATGTCGATCCACGGGCCATGCCTCAACGACCCGATTTAGTCGAAAAAGCGCTTAAGCCCGATTATGCGATAGGGTCACATGTGGCACCGCTGGGTTTATGGTTCTATACCGGTCAGTCACTGCCGCAGAAATATCATGGCGGGGCATTTATCAGTGAACACGGTAGCTGGGATCGCTCGCCGCTGAGCGGTTATCAGGTCTCTTATGTGGCCTTCAGCAACGGTCAGCCCACCGGAAAACCAGAACCGGTAGTGACCGGCTTCTATTCAGCGGATCAGAAACAGCTGTATGGGGCACCCGTCGGTCTGATGCAGGACCAGCAGGGCGCACTGATTATTGCAGATGATGTCGGAAACGCGGTCTGGCGGGTGTCGTCTGACTAA